The genome window AAAGCCAAAAAGCCTTGTAAAATATAGGAGATTTGGCAAATAGGCGTTTTGATTGCAAGAAGTAAAAGTTCTTTAGGATAAAGGAAGAGCAAAGAAGGAAAACATTTTTTTAAACATAATTTATCAATTAATGGCAACTACCGCAGATCTTTCAAAGGGGCTTATCATAAGATTCAACAATGAACTTCATGTTCTTGAAGAGGTAATTCACCGCACGCCGGGGAATCTTCGAGCGTTTTACCAAGTGAAGATGAGAAGCATCCGAAACGGCAGAATTGTAGAAAACCGATTTCGTTCCGGTGAAGAAGTTGAAATCGTTGATACCGAACGCAAAACCTTTCAGTACCTCTATCGTGATGGGGAAGATTTTGTATTAATGGATAACGAAACTTATGATCAAACCAATGTGTCATCGACAGCTTTTGGAGAAGCCTCAAAATTTTTGAAAGAATCAATGACGGTGGAAGTGGTCTATGCCAATGACGGCAGTATCGTACAAGCGGAAGCACCAAATTTTGTTGAACTTTCGGTAACGGATACCAGCAGCATTACCAAAGATGACCGTGCAACCGCCGGCACAAAACCTGCTACACTTGAAACCGGCGCTGTAATTCAAGTACCGATGTTTGTAATGGTAGGGGATGTCATTCGTGTCGATACCCGCTCAGGTGCTTATCTTGATCGAATTAACAATAAGAAGTAATCTGAATTTATTCTTATTATATGAAATTTTCGGGGAGACGACTCTCTTATCACTTAACCAATAAAATCGAATGAATCTAGAGGATATCAAGCAACTCATTAAGATGCTCGACGAATCCGGCCTTGATGAAATG of Chloroherpetonaceae bacterium contains these proteins:
- the efp gene encoding elongation factor P, whose amino-acid sequence is MATTADLSKGLIIRFNNELHVLEEVIHRTPGNLRAFYQVKMRSIRNGRIVENRFRSGEEVEIVDTERKTFQYLYRDGEDFVLMDNETYDQTNVSSTAFGEASKFLKESMTVEVVYANDGSIVQAEAPNFVELSVTDTSSITKDDRATAGTKPATLETGAVIQVPMFVMVGDVIRVDTRSGAYLDRINNKK